A window of the Candida orthopsilosis Co 90-125, chromosome 1 draft sequence genome harbors these coding sequences:
- a CDS encoding Gap4 amino acid permease — protein MGYSDIEKQTATREIDSDGGDPSSSSKSIDFTDSSESRSHFQRFIDSFKPIDLEEDGIDVSNLTPMEKSILASAKHPLARRLKSRHLQMIAIGGSIGTGLFVGSGYALANGGPAAVLIGYVIVGYALLTVVNALGELSVQFPVSGSFNAFFTRFVDPSWGFCLALMYYVSWAISYPSEIIAAAMTIQFWNTSISPAAWVAIIWVVISSINLFGVKGYGEVEFVLSIIKVLAVIGFLILGICITCGVGDQGYIGGRYWYNPGAFNHGFKGVCSVFISAAFSFGGIELVALAAAETENPRKALPKATKQVFWRVTIFYLLTSIVIGCLVPYTNTDLLDGEGIAASPFVIAINQGGIKVVPHIMNAVIIVAVISVGNSSVYGASRTMASLSAQGLIPEVFGYIDRQGRPLVAIAITTLIGLLGFLVVNENEGAVFTWFFSVCSLASFFIWGFINLTHLRWRWALYAQGRSKDEIIFRSPLGTFGSWTGMALLIFIIAVLIWVSIFPIGETGADVVTFWQNCLSLPLIVVIFVAHKTYHRTWNHLWVKLDQIDLDTGRREIDVEVLKQEIADEEEALAEKPFWYKVYRFFC, from the coding sequence ATGGGGTATTCTGATATTGAGAAGCAGACAGCCACTAGGGAGATAGACTCGGATGGTGGAGATCCTTCATCCTCTAGCAAATCGATAGATTTCACCGATTCATCTGAATCGCGTTCCCATTTTCAAAGGTTTATTGATTCCTTCAAGCCTATAGATTTGGAAGAGGATGGAATAGATGTATCCAATTTGACGCCAATGGAGAAATCTATTCTAGCATCGGCAAAACATCCCTTAGCTAGGCGTTTAAAGTCTCGCCATCTACAAATGATTGCCATTGGTGGTAGTATAGGTACTGGTTTATTTGTTGGTAGTGGTTATGCTTTGGCTAATGGTGGTCCTGCTGCTGTACTCATAGGATATGTCATTGTTGGATATGCTCTCTTGACAGTTGTTAACGCTCTTGGTGAATTATCGGTGCAATTTCCTGTTAGTGGATCGTTTAATGCATTCTTTACTAGATTTGTTGATCCATCATGGGGGTTTTGTTTAGCCTTGATGTATTATGTCAGTTGGGCAATATCATACCCATCAGAAATTATTGCGGCAGCAATGACGATTCAGTTCTGGAATACATCAATCAGTCCAGCAGCTTGGGTGGCAATTATATGGGTGGTCAtatcttcaatcaatttatttgGTGTTAAGGGATACggtgaagttgaatttgttttgtcTATCATCAAAGTGTTGGCAGTTATTGGTTTCTTAATTTTGGGAATTTGCATCACTTGTGGTGTTGGTGATCAAGGATACATTGGTGGGAGGTATTGGTATAACCCTGGTGCTTTCAACCACGGTTTCAAAGGAGTTTGTTCAGTTTTCATTAGTGCTGCATTTTCGTTTGGTGGTATTGAATTGGTTGCATTGGCTGCCGCAGAGACGGAAAATCCACGAAAGGCACTTCCCAAAGCCACCAAACAGGTGTTTTGGAGAGTGACTATTTTCTACTTACTCACATCAATTGTGATTGGCTGCTTGGTACCTTACACAAATACGGATTTATTAGATGGAGAGGGTATTGCTGCGTCACCTTTTGTTATTGCCATAAACCAAGGAGGTATCAAAGTTGTTCCGCATATAATGAATGCAGTTATTATTGTTGCTGTGATATCTGTGGGAAACTCTTCAGTGTATGGTGCTTCACGTACAATGGCCTCTTTATCCGCACAAGGACTAATTCCGGAAGTGTTTGGATATATAGACAGGCAAGGAAGGCCATTAGTTGCCATTGCCATTACCACCCTCATTGGTCTCTTAGGATTCCTCGTTGTAAATGAAAACGAAGGTGCTGTCTTCACGTGGTTCTTTTCTGTTTGCTCCTTAGCATCGTTCTTTATCTGGGGATTCATCAACTTAACTCATTTGAGATGGAGATGGGCATTGTATGCACAAGGTAGGTCTAAAGATGAAATTATATTTAGATCTCCCTTGGGCACATTTGGGTCTTGGACTGGTATggcattgttgattttcatcattgcTGTGTTGATTTGGGTTAGCATTTTTCCCATAGGTGAGACTGGAGCTGATGTAGTTACattttggcaaaattgtttatcaCTACCCCTCATCGTTGTCATATTTGTGGCTCATAAAACATATCACAGGACATGGAACCACTTGTGGGTGAAACTAgaccaaattgatttggatacTGGTAGACGTGAGATTGATGTTGAGGTTTTGAAGCAGGAAATCGCTGACGAAGAGGAAGCTTTGGCTGAGAAACCCTTTTGGTATAAAGTGTATAGATTCTTTTGTTAA